A genome region from Pseudanabaena sp. Chao 1811 includes the following:
- a CDS encoding S8 family peptidase codes for MKKFLLSCLFFAGLFWALSTYQGLAVEGKFDSMVLNFRDNLSPAQVDRELKAIASKYGIEPKFNSAFSKGNNLYIVKGDTQVLEKLKQSKELQELTEFVEANYVYSMDFFGGTTPNDPMYKDQWNLKAIDVEKAWAKTKGKGITVAVIDTGVSKVDDLKNTNFVKGYDFVNDREDASDDNGHGTHVAGTIAQSTNNNFGVAGIAYEASIMPLKVLSASGGGTISDIAEAIIFAADNGANVINMSLGGGGESKLMQEAIDYAYKKGVVIVAAAGNSNRNAAFYPARYPKVIAVSATSSTGEKAPYSNYGAGIDVAAPGGSITRDKNGEKGDMSGGILQNTIDPKTKESVFRAFQGTSMAAPHVSGVVALIEASGVKNPEKVFQVLKQSSRKVSDDTLNYYGAGHLNAAAAVNLASQGQLGIPDFLRWARDNGYLSPRFWVDGGAIALIPKLIMVIGSYLLAWLINRWLPFRWNWAFSNGVFFGGAGLFFLRGFYLFDITQLPFRIAGSSLPELGNAFSNTNALNPITASVLLPLGLLVILLGHPQWKWFAMGSAIGTSACLATSAVLAPQMMWIGDGLPAIAFLSVNAILCFGCAYLSIKSETATI; via the coding sequence GCGATCGCTTCTAAATATGGGATTGAGCCAAAGTTTAATAGCGCTTTTTCTAAGGGAAATAATCTTTATATCGTCAAAGGCGATACTCAAGTTCTCGAAAAGCTGAAGCAATCAAAAGAACTACAGGAATTGACAGAATTTGTCGAAGCGAATTATGTCTATTCAATGGACTTTTTCGGTGGCACGACCCCTAATGATCCCATGTATAAGGATCAGTGGAATCTCAAGGCGATCGATGTCGAGAAAGCATGGGCAAAGACTAAAGGTAAAGGGATCACCGTCGCGGTAATTGACACAGGTGTAAGCAAGGTTGATGACTTAAAAAACACTAATTTTGTCAAGGGATATGACTTTGTTAATGATCGCGAAGATGCTAGTGATGACAATGGGCATGGAACCCATGTAGCAGGTACGATCGCCCAGTCAACCAATAATAACTTCGGTGTAGCAGGAATTGCCTATGAAGCCAGTATCATGCCGCTTAAGGTGCTGTCAGCATCGGGTGGCGGTACTATTTCCGATATTGCTGAGGCGATTATTTTCGCGGCAGACAATGGCGCAAATGTGATCAATATGAGTCTCGGTGGTGGGGGTGAAAGTAAACTCATGCAGGAGGCGATCGACTATGCCTACAAAAAAGGCGTGGTAATCGTGGCGGCGGCGGGCAACTCGAACCGCAATGCTGCCTTCTACCCTGCCCGCTATCCTAAAGTAATCGCCGTATCTGCCACTAGTTCCACTGGCGAGAAAGCTCCCTATTCTAATTACGGTGCGGGTATTGATGTAGCGGCTCCAGGTGGGTCAATTACAAGAGATAAGAATGGCGAAAAAGGCGATATGTCTGGTGGCATTTTGCAAAATACCATTGATCCCAAAACCAAGGAATCAGTATTTCGGGCGTTTCAAGGCACAAGTATGGCAGCCCCTCATGTTTCGGGAGTGGTCGCCTTGATCGAAGCATCGGGAGTAAAAAATCCTGAAAAAGTCTTCCAAGTCCTTAAGCAATCTTCGCGCAAAGTGTCTGACGATACGCTCAACTACTATGGTGCGGGGCATTTGAATGCGGCGGCAGCAGTAAATTTAGCTTCTCAGGGACAATTGGGAATTCCTGATTTCCTACGTTGGGCGCGGGACAATGGCTACTTGAGTCCTCGCTTTTGGGTAGATGGTGGTGCGATCGCCTTAATTCCCAAGCTAATTATGGTGATTGGTTCCTATTTACTGGCATGGCTGATCAATCGTTGGCTACCCTTCCGATGGAATTGGGCTTTTTCTAATGGGGTTTTCTTTGGTGGTGCAGGTTTATTTTTCTTGCGTGGCTTCTATTTATTTGACATTACGCAACTACCCTTCCGCATTGCAGGAAGTTCACTCCCTGAGTTAGGCAATGCTTTTTCTAATACCAATGCGCTCAATCCGATTACAGCGAGTGTTCTATTGCCACTGGGTTTATTAGTTATTCTATTGGGGCATCCGCAATGGAAATGGTTTGCGATGGGTTCGGCAATTGGTACTTCTGCATGTTTAGCTACAAGTGCGGTGTTAGCGCCACAAATGATGTGGATTGGCGATGGACTACCTGCGATCGCATTTCTTAGCGTCAATGCTATCCTCTGTTTTGGCTGTGCCTACCTATCGATTAAGTCAGAGACTGCAACCATTTAA
- the mtnA gene encoding S-methyl-5-thioribose-1-phosphate isomerase has product MNSTYKAFWLEDGDLVVIDQTQLPFSLVTKTLKTSADATLAIQDMTVRGAGVIGNVAAFGVYLAARESKGDLDKIKELSAVIRRARPTAVNLMWAVDRLLSVLEKAATKKLDLVEVALKEAIAISDEDVVGTRNIGRYGCEIIEAISKTKPQGEPVNILTHCNAGWLAIVDRGSALAPIYEASDRGINVHVWVDETRPRNQGANLTAWELGQSKIPHTLITDNTGGLLMQYGKVDLCIVGTDRTTRSGDVANKIGTYLKALAAFDNKVPFYVALPSSTFDMQISDGLKEIAIETRSADEVLYLQGLQDNGEIGKVRVAPLETTALNYGFDVTPARLVTGLITERGICDANETAISAMFLDLIP; this is encoded by the coding sequence ATGAATTCTACATACAAGGCATTTTGGCTAGAAGACGGCGATCTCGTTGTGATAGACCAAACCCAGCTTCCCTTCAGTTTAGTGACAAAGACCCTCAAAACTAGCGCCGATGCCACACTCGCCATCCAAGATATGACCGTGCGCGGAGCAGGCGTAATCGGCAATGTCGCCGCCTTTGGTGTGTACCTAGCTGCAAGAGAAAGCAAAGGTGATCTTGACAAGATTAAAGAACTTTCCGCAGTGATTCGTCGCGCCCGCCCCACTGCTGTAAACCTGATGTGGGCAGTCGATCGCTTACTCTCTGTATTAGAAAAAGCCGCCACAAAAAAACTTGATTTAGTAGAAGTTGCCCTTAAAGAAGCGATCGCTATTTCCGATGAAGATGTAGTTGGTACGCGCAATATTGGTAGATATGGCTGTGAAATAATTGAGGCGATCTCTAAAACTAAACCCCAAGGCGAACCTGTCAATATTCTGACGCACTGTAATGCGGGATGGTTGGCGATCGTTGATCGCGGTAGTGCCTTAGCACCGATTTATGAAGCTAGCGATCGGGGGATCAACGTTCATGTATGGGTCGATGAAACCCGTCCACGCAATCAGGGCGCAAACCTGACCGCATGGGAACTCGGACAATCAAAGATTCCCCATACATTGATTACCGATAATACGGGTGGACTATTGATGCAATATGGCAAGGTCGATCTCTGCATCGTTGGAACCGATCGCACTACTCGTAGTGGTGATGTTGCTAATAAAATTGGGACATATCTCAAGGCCCTCGCCGCCTTTGATAATAAGGTTCCCTTTTATGTGGCATTACCGAGTTCCACCTTTGACATGCAAATCTCCGATGGGTTAAAAGAGATTGCGATCGAAACTCGTAGTGCTGATGAAGTTCTCTATCTGCAAGGTCTACAGGATAACGGTGAAATAGGTAAAGTACGTGTTGCACCCCTAGAAACTACTGCTTTAAATTATGGATTTGATGTCACACCTGCCCGACTAGTCACAGGATTGATTACTGAGCGTGGTATTTGCGATGCTAATGAAACTGCAATCTCTGCTATGTTTCTCGATCTTATTCCTTAG
- a CDS encoding type II toxin-antitoxin system PemK/MazF family toxin: MARFVKGDIVIVPFPFSDLSQSKRRPALVIATLRGDDLILCQITSQNLTDSYAVAINNNDFETGSLNKPSNIRPNRIFTADQSIILSIAGHLKSTKTNQAIAKVIEIISQ; encoded by the coding sequence ATGGCAAGATTTGTAAAAGGAGATATCGTGATTGTCCCTTTCCCATTCTCTGACCTATCACAAAGCAAACGCCGCCCAGCCTTAGTAATCGCAACCTTACGCGGTGACGATCTAATCTTGTGTCAGATTACCAGCCAAAATCTTACAGATTCCTATGCAGTAGCTATCAACAACAACGACTTTGAGACAGGAAGCTTAAACAAACCCAGTAATATCAGACCCAATCGCATATTTACCGCCGATCAGTCGATTATTTTATCCATTGCAGGACATCTCAAATCTACCAAGACTAATCAAGCGATCGCTAAAGTTATCGAGATAATCAGTCAATAG
- a CDS encoding DUF2281 domain-containing protein yields MNTKEAIAHEIEQVPEPLLEQVLEFLLSLKSQYQQEKLEITMMSESSLAKDWLSPEEDEAWQDL; encoded by the coding sequence ATGAACACTAAAGAAGCGATCGCCCATGAAATTGAACAAGTACCTGAACCATTATTAGAACAAGTACTCGAATTTTTACTATCTCTCAAATCTCAATACCAACAAGAAAAACTAGAAATCACTATGATGAGCGAATCATCTCTAGCAAAAGACTGGCTTAGCCCAGAGGAAGACGAAGCATGGCAAGATTTGTAA
- a CDS encoding Re/Si-specific NAD(P)(+) transhydrogenase subunit alpha, whose product MKIGVIKEIEFGERRVALIPEVVSRLTKNGLEVLVESHAGELSFFADSAYTEAGAKIITDKSTLINESDILLKVGAPREEEVSMFKQGQITIGFLNPLGRPELIRRLAHQGVTALSMEMIPRSSRAQSMDALSSQASIAGYKAVLLAAAALPKYLPMLTTAAGTIPPAKVVVLGAGVAGLQAIATARRLGAQVEAYDIRPAVREEVQSLGAKFIDVILQEDTTAAGGYAKEISEAAKHHAQVVLAKHIKEADIVITTAQVPGRKAPVMVTEAMISQMRRGSIIVDLAGEQGGNCEGTVAGKDVISHGVTIISPINLPATMPIHASQKYAKNLLNLLNHLIKKGELHLDFADDIISSTCITHAGEILNQRVKDALSPLAVTA is encoded by the coding sequence ATGAAGATAGGCGTTATCAAAGAAATAGAATTTGGTGAACGTAGAGTCGCGCTAATTCCTGAAGTTGTTAGTCGCTTGACCAAAAATGGTTTAGAAGTCTTAGTCGAGAGTCATGCTGGTGAATTATCCTTTTTCGCGGATTCTGCCTATACAGAAGCAGGAGCCAAGATTATTACCGATAAAAGCACTCTCATCAACGAATCAGATATTCTGCTTAAGGTGGGAGCACCTCGCGAAGAAGAAGTGAGCATGTTCAAACAAGGACAAATCACCATCGGCTTTCTCAATCCATTAGGAAGACCCGAACTCATTCGCCGTCTTGCCCATCAGGGAGTCACCGCTCTGAGTATGGAGATGATCCCCCGCAGTAGTCGCGCCCAAAGTATGGATGCGCTCTCTTCACAAGCCTCGATCGCAGGTTACAAGGCTGTACTCCTCGCCGCCGCCGCCCTACCGAAATACTTACCGATGCTAACCACCGCCGCAGGCACGATCCCGCCTGCTAAGGTCGTGGTATTGGGTGCAGGGGTGGCAGGACTTCAGGCGATCGCTACAGCCCGTCGTCTCGGCGCTCAAGTCGAAGCTTACGATATCCGTCCTGCGGTGCGGGAAGAAGTACAGAGCCTCGGTGCAAAGTTTATTGATGTAATTCTGCAAGAAGATACTACAGCCGCAGGTGGCTATGCTAAGGAGATTTCTGAGGCGGCAAAGCATCATGCTCAGGTGGTTTTAGCGAAACATATCAAGGAAGCTGATATCGTGATCACCACTGCCCAAGTCCCCGGACGCAAAGCCCCTGTGATGGTTACGGAAGCCATGATTTCGCAAATGCGGCGCGGTTCGATTATTGTCGATCTCGCAGGTGAGCAGGGTGGTAATTGCGAAGGAACGGTTGCAGGTAAGGATGTGATTTCCCACGGTGTAACCATCATCTCGCCAATTAATTTGCCCGCCACAATGCCCATCCATGCTTCTCAGAAATATGCGAAGAATTTACTCAATCTTCTCAATCATTTAATTAAGAAAGGCGAACTGCATCTTGATTTTGCCGATGACATTATCAGCAGTACTTGCATTACCCACGCTGGCGAAATTCTCAATCAGCGCGTGAAAGATGCTCTATCACCATTAGCAGTTACCGCCTAG
- a CDS encoding NAD(P) transhydrogenase subunit alpha: MNESLISALFVFVLASFAGFEVINKVPPTLHTPLMSGSNAISGISVIGALIVAGSDVNPNLSVVLGLISVVCATINVVGGFLVTDRMLQMFKKKEA; this comes from the coding sequence ATGAATGAATCATTAATTAGCGCTCTATTTGTCTTTGTACTTGCTTCCTTTGCAGGATTTGAAGTAATTAACAAAGTTCCTCCGACATTGCATACACCGCTAATGTCAGGTTCCAATGCCATTTCAGGAATCTCAGTCATTGGCGCTCTCATCGTCGCAGGTAGCGATGTAAATCCTAATCTCTCCGTAGTTCTCGGACTAATTTCAGTGGTCTGCGCCACCATCAACGTTGTCGGCGGCTTTCTAGTCACCGATCGCATGTTGCAAATGTTCAAGAAGAAAGAGGCATAA
- a CDS encoding NAD(P)(+) transhydrogenase (Re/Si-specific) subunit beta has translation MSNYIPTGIQLTYLVAASLFIVGLKQMGSPATARQGNLLGAIAMLLAVVATLLDKQVLSYGLILVAIAIGSIIGALIAYKVAMTDMPQMVGLLNGLGGLASSLVAVGAYWQVISHGQTLALADNLSIIISILIGNITFTGSMVAFAKLQGIIKGAPIRFAYQQTINILLLAAFVFGSILLIINPADLAGFIGINVVSLLVGVLFVIPIGGGDMPVVISLLNSLSGVAASAAGFVVMNNVLIISGALVGASGLILTQIMCKAMNRTLTNVLFSGFGSPVAASGDADDNTNKSVKTIDPEECAMMLGYARSVVIVPGYGMAVAQAQHAVRELSDMLERKGVEVKFAIHPVAGRMPGHMNVLLAEANVPYSQLYDMDDINTQFENTDVVLIIGANDVVNPAARTNQASPIYGMPILEVDKAKNAIVIKRGMSAGFAGVENDLFYQQKTMMLFGGAKDMVGKLANELKQI, from the coding sequence ATCTCGAACTACATACCAACTGGGATTCAGTTAACTTACCTAGTTGCAGCCTCACTCTTTATCGTCGGTCTCAAACAGATGGGATCACCAGCCACTGCGCGTCAGGGCAATTTGCTAGGAGCGATCGCCATGTTACTTGCCGTCGTGGCAACATTACTCGATAAGCAAGTTTTGAGCTATGGCTTGATTTTAGTGGCGATCGCGATCGGTTCCATCATTGGTGCGCTGATTGCCTACAAAGTTGCCATGACCGATATGCCGCAGATGGTCGGTTTACTGAATGGATTAGGTGGTTTAGCGTCTTCTTTAGTTGCTGTGGGGGCATATTGGCAAGTCATCAGTCATGGGCAAACCCTTGCCCTAGCCGATAACCTGTCGATTATCATCAGTATCCTCATCGGCAATATTACCTTTACAGGCAGTATGGTTGCCTTCGCTAAATTACAGGGGATCATTAAGGGCGCACCGATTCGCTTTGCCTATCAGCAGACGATCAACATTCTCCTGTTAGCTGCCTTTGTCTTTGGTTCGATTCTCTTAATTATCAATCCTGCCGATCTTGCGGGCTTTATTGGGATTAATGTCGTTTCCCTCCTCGTCGGTGTGCTGTTTGTGATCCCCATCGGTGGTGGTGATATGCCCGTGGTGATCTCACTGCTTAACTCCCTTTCAGGGGTTGCCGCCAGTGCCGCAGGCTTCGTGGTGATGAACAATGTGTTGATTATTTCGGGCGCACTAGTTGGTGCATCAGGTTTAATCCTCACCCAGATCATGTGCAAAGCCATGAACCGTACCCTCACCAATGTGCTATTTAGTGGCTTTGGTTCCCCCGTTGCTGCTAGCGGCGATGCGGATGACAATACCAATAAGAGCGTCAAAACCATCGATCCCGAAGAATGCGCGATGATGTTGGGCTATGCGCGATCGGTCGTCATTGTCCCCGGTTATGGCATGGCAGTTGCCCAAGCGCAGCACGCTGTCCGCGAATTGTCCGATATGCTCGAGCGCAAAGGCGTTGAAGTAAAGTTTGCGATTCATCCTGTGGCAGGACGGATGCCCGGACATATGAATGTGTTACTCGCTGAAGCAAATGTTCCCTATTCGCAACTCTATGACATGGATGATATTAATACTCAGTTTGAGAATACTGATGTCGTCTTGATTATTGGTGCTAACGATGTGGTTAATCCTGCGGCACGGACTAATCAAGCTAGTCCTATTTACGGAATGCCCATTCTGGAAGTGGATAAAGCTAAAAATGCGATCGTGATTAAACGCGGTATGAGTGCAGGTTTTGCTGGTGTAGAGAATGATCTGTTCTATCAGCAAAAAACAATGATGCTCTTTGGTGGAGCCAAGGACATGGTGGGCAAGCTTGCCAATGAGTTAAAGCAGATATAA
- a CDS encoding RrF2 family transcriptional regulator, protein MELSLKSEYAILAMLELASNFAIDQPLQIRQIAHQQNIPDRYLEQLLATLKRQGLVKSQRGSKGGYILAREPWEISLLEIIQGIEGYDPIAENNSKSGQESASLSVIREAWEAAQKAAAHVLDSCTLKDLCDRQRQRQIATTMYYI, encoded by the coding sequence GTGGAACTTTCTTTAAAGAGTGAATATGCAATCTTGGCGATGCTCGAGTTAGCCAGTAACTTTGCGATCGATCAACCTCTCCAAATTCGGCAAATTGCCCATCAGCAAAATATTCCCGATCGCTATTTAGAGCAATTGCTGGCTACTCTCAAGCGGCAGGGTCTGGTTAAAAGTCAGCGTGGCTCAAAAGGGGGATATATTTTGGCGCGTGAGCCTTGGGAAATTAGCTTATTGGAAATTATTCAGGGCATCGAAGGTTACGATCCGATCGCGGAAAACAATAGCAAATCAGGTCAAGAGAGTGCATCTCTGTCGGTAATTCGTGAAGCTTGGGAAGCTGCTCAAAAGGCGGCTGCTCATGTTTTAGATAGCTGTACGCTGAAGGATCTTTGCGATCGCCAACGCCAACGCCAAATCGCCACCACTATGTATTACATCTAA
- the xseA gene encoding exodeoxyribonuclease VII large subunit — translation MGSSKNAMTVANLTQAITLLLREEIGIVRVTGEISGFTTAASGHRYFTLKDESAQIDCVMWASRSLSFRPKNGMQVVVQGRLTVYAPRGRYQIDCDRMTAAGEGDLYLAFAALKEELAERGYFDPEHKRDIPSLPLKIGVVTSPTGAVIQDILSTLNRRSPHCQIYLCPATVQGETAPDEIAGAIAALQNTNADVLIVGRGGGSIEDLWAFNTLPVAEAIYHSRIPIISAVGHETDFTIADFVADVRAATPTAAAEIVSQCDRDTLLQQLDFWENRLTRSVQQEMQNYRQRLNSLTNSYALQNFSDRLHDRAQQLDEAEQSMQKSLARHLRQSATKLDSITAHLRSLHPLSPLQRGFALLKVGDLLLTNDQSLSEFAETFAKVEIVRSSEIAQVSIEKVIEKVYDRTE, via the coding sequence ATGGGTAGTTCTAAAAATGCGATGACGGTAGCTAACTTGACGCAGGCAATTACGCTTTTGTTGCGCGAAGAAATTGGCATTGTGCGCGTAACGGGGGAAATTTCAGGCTTCACGACGGCTGCTTCTGGACATCGCTATTTTACCCTTAAGGATGAGTCCGCTCAGATCGACTGTGTGATGTGGGCAAGCCGCAGTTTGTCCTTTCGTCCTAAAAATGGAATGCAGGTCGTGGTGCAGGGACGATTAACGGTATATGCCCCGCGTGGTCGCTATCAAATCGATTGCGATCGCATGACTGCCGCAGGTGAAGGTGATTTATATCTAGCCTTTGCCGCACTTAAGGAAGAATTAGCGGAACGTGGCTATTTCGATCCTGAACACAAACGCGATATTCCCAGCTTGCCCCTCAAAATTGGTGTCGTCACTTCACCAACGGGAGCCGTAATTCAAGATATTCTCAGCACATTAAATAGGCGATCGCCCCATTGTCAGATTTATCTATGTCCTGCCACTGTCCAAGGTGAAACTGCCCCCGATGAGATTGCAGGAGCGATCGCTGCTTTGCAAAATACCAATGCCGATGTCTTGATTGTGGGGCGTGGCGGTGGTTCCATCGAGGATCTGTGGGCATTTAACACTTTGCCTGTCGCTGAAGCCATTTATCATTCGCGCATTCCCATTATTTCCGCAGTGGGGCATGAAACGGATTTCACGATCGCTGATTTCGTCGCCGATGTACGAGCAGCAACACCGACGGCGGCGGCGGAAATTGTGTCTCAATGCGATCGCGATACGCTCTTGCAACAGCTCGACTTTTGGGAAAATCGCCTCACCCGTAGCGTGCAGCAGGAAATGCAAAATTATCGCCAAAGGTTAAATTCCCTCACTAATAGCTATGCTCTGCAAAACTTTAGCGATCGCCTCCATGATCGGGCTCAACAGTTAGACGAAGCCGAGCAATCAATGCAAAAGTCCCTCGCTCGTCATCTCCGCCAATCCGCCACTAAACTCGATAGTATCACCGCCCATTTGCGATCGCTACATCCTTTATCCCCATTACAGCGTGGTTTTGCGCTCTTAAAAGTAGGCGATCTTTTACTGACTAATGATCAATCTCTCTCAGAATTTGCGGAGACATTTGCTAAAGTGGAAATCGTGAGAAGTTCTGAAATCGCCCAAGTTAGCATCGAGAAAGTAATCGAGAAAGTATATGACCGAACTGAATGA
- the xseB gene encoding exodeoxyribonuclease VII small subunit has product MTELNDVKKNLEDLSFEEQLQRLEEIVEILDDGEAALDEMLALYEEGMQRSQHCREYLEKAEQKITLIQNS; this is encoded by the coding sequence ATGACCGAACTGAATGATGTTAAAAAAAATCTAGAAGATCTCTCCTTTGAGGAACAATTACAACGCCTCGAAGAAATTGTGGAAATTCTCGATGATGGTGAAGCGGCTCTAGATGAAATGCTAGCGCTCTACGAAGAAGGAATGCAGCGATCTCAGCATTGCCGTGAATATCTAGAAAAAGCCGAACAGAAAATTACTCTGATTCAGAATTCCTAA
- a CDS encoding GGDEF domain-containing protein produces MNVSEYDGLTGLKNRKSLQKCFDEYSEANSRFGLILIDVDGLIYFNDFYGHVEGDEKLKQIADLLCQNVPNGVDVFRSAGDEFTILLKDLNIAEVVALVMQICKAVNQTFAHMPPLRRFYGMRDRSRLEVHYPLTVSCGVAFYPEDGTTYEDLYRAIDEILFRAGKPLLGGVVALVRNSESE; encoded by the coding sequence ATGAATGTCTCAGAGTATGATGGGTTAACTGGATTGAAGAATCGCAAATCTCTGCAAAAATGCTTTGATGAATATTCTGAAGCCAACTCGCGCTTTGGATTAATCCTAATTGATGTCGATGGATTAATCTATTTCAATGATTTCTATGGTCATGTTGAAGGCGATGAAAAGCTGAAACAGATTGCTGACTTACTTTGCCAGAATGTACCAAATGGTGTTGATGTTTTTCGATCTGCTGGAGATGAGTTTACAATTCTGCTCAAGGATTTGAACATAGCAGAAGTGGTCGCATTAGTCATGCAAATTTGTAAAGCCGTTAATCAAACTTTTGCTCATATGCCTCCATTGAGAAGATTCTATGGGATGCGCGATCGCAGTCGTTTAGAAGTTCATTATCCATTAACGGTATCTTGTGGGGTTGCTTTTTATCCTGAAGATGGGACAACTTATGAGGATTTGTATAGGGCTATTGATGAAATATTATTTAGAGCAGGAAAACCTCTATTGGGCGGTGTTGTCGCTTTAGTTAGGAATTCTGAATCAGAGTAA
- a CDS encoding DUF5615 family PIN-like protein: MKLLLDQGLPRSAAILLRESNIDAVHVGEIAMSESEDLDIITRADQDNRIVVTLDADFHTLIALNELTSPSVIRIRIEGLKAEALKKLLLAVIIECTEDLQNGSAITIDSNRVRIRKLPLIHS, encoded by the coding sequence ATGAAACTGCTGCTTGATCAAGGTTTACCGCGCTCGGCGGCAATATTACTGCGAGAGTCAAATATTGATGCTGTCCATGTTGGCGAAATCGCTATGTCTGAATCTGAAGATTTAGACATCATCACAAGAGCAGATCAAGACAATCGTATAGTTGTTACACTAGACGCAGATTTTCATACCTTAATTGCTCTAAATGAATTAACATCTCCATCAGTCATTCGGATTCGGATTGAAGGTTTAAAAGCTGAGGCACTGAAAAAGTTGTTGTTAGCAGTAATAATTGAATGTACCGAAGATTTACAAAACGGATCTGCCATCACCATTGACTCTAATCGCGTTCGCATCCGCAAACTGCCATTAATCCATAGTTGA
- a CDS encoding DUF433 domain-containing protein, whose product MKLDRIIVNPKRMNGQPCIRNLRITVRRLMELLAIYSDRAELYQEFPELEEEDIRQALIFVSSYLDDRIIQLPSTYETAA is encoded by the coding sequence ATGAAACTCGATCGCATTATTGTCAATCCTAAACGGATGAATGGACAGCCCTGTATTCGCAACCTCCGCATTACAGTCCGTCGCTTAATGGAACTACTAGCAATCTATAGCGATCGTGCCGAACTATATCAAGAATTTCCAGAACTAGAAGAAGAAGACATTAGACAAGCACTAATCTTCGTCTCATCTTATCTTGATGATCGCATCATTCAATTACCAAGTACCTATGAAACTGCTGCTTGA
- a CDS encoding DUF29 domain-containing protein: MTQTIEQKSTLYDRDLNLWLEEAIAKLKAGDFQNLDVENLIEELEGLAGRDRRELKRRLTTLIEHILKCCYVKSEYDYAGWVITIVRTRNDIQDILEQSPSLKGYINSPELFQKAFDDALKVVKVHPDYKSVNFPKIWQFSRNIDDILNLDFWEEI, translated from the coding sequence ATGACTCAGACTATCGAGCAAAAATCCACGCTATACGATCGCGATCTTAATTTGTGGTTAGAAGAGGCGATCGCGAAGTTAAAAGCAGGTGATTTTCAAAATCTTGATGTCGAAAATTTAATTGAGGAGTTAGAGGGTTTGGCGGGTAGAGATAGGCGTGAACTCAAGCGGAGATTGACTACACTCATTGAGCATATTCTCAAGTGCTGCTATGTCAAGAGTGAGTATGACTATGCGGGGTGGGTTATTACAATTGTCAGGACTCGCAACGATATTCAAGATATTCTCGAACAGTCTCCAAGTTTAAAAGGCTATATCAATAGTCCTGAGTTATTTCAAAAAGCTTTTGATGATGCGCTAAAGGTTGTGAAGGTTCATCCAGATTATAAATCTGTGAATTTTCCTAAAATATGGCAGTTTAGCCGAAATATTGACGATATACTCAATCTTGACTTCTGGGAAGAAATTTAA
- a CDS encoding DUF29 domain-containing protein, producing the protein MTQTIEQKSTLYDRDLNLWLEEAIAKLKAGDFQNLDVENLIEELEGLAGRDRREVESRLTRLIEHILKRCYVNLPECYRGWEITIVNQRAELTTLLEQSPSLKGHFSQVFERAFDTALKLVRLEYPDTNFPDVWQFSRDTKKVLNLNFWTTI; encoded by the coding sequence ATGACCCAGACTATCGAGCAAAAATCCACGCTATACGATCGCGATCTTAATTTGTGGTTAGAAGAGGCGATCGCGAAGTTAAAAGCAGGTGATTTTCAAAATTTAGATGTCGAAAACTTAATTGAGGAGTTAGAAGGTTTGGCGGGTAGAGATCGGCGCGAAGTAGAGTCACGTTTGACTAGATTGATTGAACATATCCTCAAACGTTGTTATGTAAATCTGCCTGAGTGTTATCGAGGTTGGGAAATTACAATCGTTAATCAAAGGGCCGAATTAACTACACTATTAGAGCAGTCTCCCAGTCTGAAAGGTCATTTCTCACAGGTTTTTGAACGTGCTTTTGACACTGCCCTCAAACTCGTAAGGCTAGAATATCCTGACACTAATTTTCCTGATGTATGGCAGTTTAGTCGAGATACTAAGAAGGTCTTAAACTTAAATTTTTGGACAACTATTTAA